One window of Chloroflexota bacterium genomic DNA carries:
- a CDS encoding helix-turn-helix transcriptional regulator encodes MIFDFHNDDEPIYVISVAARLVEMHPQTLRYYERAGLLKPTRSSGKIRLYSRREIEHLRKIQRLTNELGVNLAGVEIIIELTERLEQMEKQMHAREQELLGEIERLRKMLGTLS; translated from the coding sequence ATGATCTTTGATTTTCACAACGACGATGAACCGATCTACGTGATTAGCGTCGCCGCGCGTTTGGTCGAGATGCATCCGCAAACGTTGCGGTACTATGAGCGCGCCGGGTTGCTCAAGCCGACGCGGTCGTCCGGCAAGATTCGGCTCTACTCGCGCCGCGAGATCGAGCACCTCCGGAAGATTCAGCGGCTGACGAACGAACTGGGTGTGAATCTCGCCGGCGTCGAAATCATCATCGAACTAACCGAGCGACTCGAGCAGATGGAAAAGCAAATGCACGCGCGCGAACAGGAATTGTTGGGCGAGATCGAACGTCTGCGAAAGATGTTGGGCACATTATCGTAG
- a CDS encoding DnaJ domain-containing protein has product MDYKDYYQILGVPKDASEKDIKQAYRKLARKYHPDVNPSNKAAQEKFKEINEANDVLSDPEKRKKYDMLGSNWQQYEQYQRAGGQGPFQWGGGQYRTVTQDDFENIFGGLGGDDAGGVSDFFRTFFGGGFGNARAGVRPRRGQDIEQAIEIPLEDAYRGVTRVLQKEGRRLEVKIPAGVKSGSKIRLGGEGMPGVSGAPAGDLYLRIQIAPHALFERQGDDLYVQVPVELYTALLGGEASVATLKGKLALKIPPETQTGKTFRLAGQGMPRMNQENAFGDLYAKVRVVLPENLSAKERGLFEKLAELRRK; this is encoded by the coding sequence ATGGATTACAAGGATTATTATCAAATTCTCGGCGTGCCCAAGGATGCCAGCGAGAAAGACATCAAGCAAGCGTACCGCAAATTGGCGCGCAAATATCACCCGGATGTGAACCCTAGCAACAAAGCCGCGCAGGAAAAATTCAAGGAAATCAACGAAGCGAACGACGTGCTTTCCGACCCGGAAAAGCGCAAAAAGTACGACATGCTCGGTTCGAACTGGCAACAGTACGAACAATATCAACGCGCGGGCGGGCAGGGTCCGTTTCAATGGGGCGGCGGTCAGTATCGCACTGTGACGCAGGACGATTTCGAAAATATTTTCGGCGGACTCGGCGGCGATGATGCCGGCGGCGTATCCGATTTCTTTCGCACGTTTTTTGGCGGCGGCTTTGGCAACGCGCGCGCGGGCGTGCGACCGCGCCGCGGGCAAGACATCGAGCAAGCGATTGAGATTCCGCTCGAGGACGCGTATCGCGGCGTGACGCGCGTTCTGCAAAAAGAGGGACGCCGGCTCGAAGTAAAAATTCCGGCGGGCGTAAAATCGGGATCGAAAATTCGACTCGGCGGCGAAGGAATGCCCGGCGTGAGCGGCGCGCCCGCCGGCGATCTGTACTTGCGAATTCAAATCGCGCCGCACGCGCTCTTTGAACGCCAGGGCGATGATCTGTACGTCCAAGTGCCGGTCGAGTTGTACACCGCGCTGCTCGGCGGCGAGGCGAGTGTGGCGACGCTCAAGGGTAAACTCGCGCTCAAGATTCCGCCGGAGACGCAAACTGGCAAAACGTTTCGTCTCGCCGGGCAAGGGATGCCGCGCATGAATCAAGAAAACGCGTTCGGCGATCTGTACGCCAAAGTGCGCGTCGTGTTGCCGGAAAATTTGTCGGCAAAGGAACGCGGCTTGTTCGAAAAATTGGCGGAATTGCGGAGGAAGTAA
- a CDS encoding BON domain-containing protein: MATQDERLALKVRAMLNTYTPLRVWSDRIAVETRDGTVTLAGVVRTRATSQIAEQLARGVPGVTRVVNQLVADDAVEIALAGALANDTRTQGGFPGIQVGVVFGVAYLKGLARNQTLKDAAAEIAGKVLGVQHVSDEIAVVA, encoded by the coding sequence ATGGCAACTCAGGACGAAAGATTGGCGCTCAAGGTTCGCGCCATGCTGAACACGTACACGCCGCTCCGCGTGTGGTCTGATCGAATCGCCGTGGAAACACGCGACGGTACAGTCACCCTTGCCGGCGTCGTGCGCACGCGCGCGACAAGCCAAATCGCGGAACAACTCGCGCGCGGCGTCCCCGGCGTTACACGCGTCGTGAATCAACTCGTTGCCGACGACGCGGTCGAAATCGCGTTGGCGGGCGCCTTGGCGAACGATACGCGCACCCAAGGCGGTTTTCCTGGCATTCAAGTTGGCGTTGTGTTCGGCGTGGCGTACCTTAAAGGATTGGCGCGCAACCAGACGCTGAAAGACGCGGCGGCAGAAATCGCAGGCAAGGTATTGGGCGTACAACACGTTTCGGACGAAATCGCCGTCGTCGCGTAA
- a CDS encoding Hsp20/alpha crystallin family protein translates to MSISRWEPFKEMMTLRQAMDRLFEDSVVRPARYWSEAGAYLPLDVFTTKDAIVVRALVPGVKPADVEITIEGSTVTLRGEYKAPQEEGTYLLQEQRYGPFARSIELALAIQADKAEAAFDNGVLTLTIPKAEEIKPKVIKVKSV, encoded by the coding sequence ATGAGCATCTCGCGTTGGGAACCCTTCAAGGAAATGATGACGTTGCGTCAGGCGATGGATCGTTTGTTTGAAGATTCAGTCGTGCGCCCGGCGCGCTACTGGAGCGAAGCGGGCGCTTACCTGCCGCTGGACGTGTTCACGACCAAGGACGCGATTGTCGTGCGTGCGCTCGTGCCCGGCGTCAAACCGGCAGATGTCGAGATCACGATCGAGGGGAGCACGGTGACTCTGCGCGGCGAGTACAAAGCGCCCCAGGAGGAAGGCACGTACCTGTTGCAGGAGCAACGCTACGGACCGTTCGCGCGTTCGATCGAACTCGCTTTGGCGATTCAAGCGGACAAAGCCGAAGCCGCCTTCGACAACGGCGTGCTGACCTTGACGATTCCGAAAGCCGAAGAGATCAAACCCAAGGTCATCAAAGTCAAAAGCGTCTAA
- a CDS encoding Hsp20/alpha crystallin family protein encodes MSALIRWEPFRPVTTLRDAMDHLFEDSFLNARGWMAPTFATEFAMDLYETKDHVVVQATLPGVKPDDVEITIAGNTLTIRGETQQETEIKQATYHRRERRVGSFTRCVMLPAGLESAKAEAEFENGVLTLRVPKSEEIKPKTVKVKTK; translated from the coding sequence ATGAGCGCGTTAATTCGATGGGAACCGTTTCGACCAGTAACGACTCTGCGCGATGCGATGGATCACTTGTTTGAGGATTCGTTCCTCAACGCGCGTGGTTGGATGGCGCCAACCTTCGCGACCGAGTTCGCGATGGATCTGTACGAAACGAAAGATCACGTCGTGGTCCAAGCGACCTTGCCCGGCGTCAAACCGGATGATGTTGAAATCACGATTGCCGGCAACACGTTGACGATTCGCGGCGAAACGCAGCAAGAGACCGAAATCAAACAAGCCACGTATCACCGGCGCGAACGTCGCGTGGGTTCGTTTACGCGATGCGTGATGCTGCCGGCGGGTCTCGAATCAGCCAAGGCGGAAGCGGAATTTGAGAATGGCGTGTTGACGTTGCGTGTGCCGAAGAGCGAAGAAATCAAACCCAAGACCGTCAAGGTCAAAACCAAGTAG
- the kdpA gene encoding potassium-transporting ATPase subunit KdpA, with translation MTTLGVLQIVLYFVVLILLVKPLGVFMAHVFQGERTFLDPLLRPVERAIYRVCGVAPDMEMDWKTYAFAVLAFNFLGLVVVYVIQRAQGFLPLNPAGLGAVSPDGAWNTAVSFATNTNWQNYGGETTLSYLTQMIALTAQNFVSAATGMAMLAAIVRGFALTPSPVKRGSDGVGVGNFWVDLTRATLYILMPLSIVLALLLVSQGVVQTFSPYVTANLVQATQDANGNPVTQQMIAVGPAASQIAIKQLGTNGGGFFNVNSAHPFENPTPLSNFFEMLSILLIPAALCYTFGKMVGDTRQGWAILTAMLIIFVAFLAIAVWAESSPHPALAKLGIDQIASETQEGGNMEGKEVRFGIANSALWATATTSASNGSVNSMHDSYMPLGGMVALIMMHLGEVIFGGVGSGLYGMLALVVVAVFVAGLMVGRTPEYLGKKIEVYEMKMASLAILIMPLMVLGFTAIALSLDAGRATILNPGAHGFSQVLYAFTSMGNNNGSAFAGLGVNTPFYNILGGLAMLIARYWLAIPMLALAGSLARKKTVPPSAGTLPTHTPLFIGWLVAIVIIVAALNFIPALALGPIVEQLMLE, from the coding sequence ATGACGACTCTTGGCGTTCTGCAAATCGTGCTCTACTTTGTCGTATTGATCCTGCTCGTCAAGCCGCTCGGCGTGTTCATGGCGCACGTGTTTCAGGGCGAACGCACTTTTCTCGATCCGCTCTTGCGTCCGGTCGAGCGCGCGATCTATCGCGTGTGCGGGGTTGCGCCCGATATGGAAATGGATTGGAAGACGTACGCGTTCGCGGTGCTCGCGTTCAATTTCCTGGGACTCGTTGTGGTGTACGTGATTCAACGCGCGCAAGGATTTTTGCCGCTCAATCCGGCAGGACTGGGCGCGGTGTCGCCCGACGGCGCGTGGAACACAGCAGTAAGTTTCGCGACGAACACGAACTGGCAAAATTACGGCGGCGAGACGACGTTGAGCTATCTCACGCAGATGATCGCGCTCACTGCCCAGAATTTCGTCTCGGCGGCGACCGGCATGGCGATGCTCGCCGCGATCGTTCGCGGATTCGCGCTGACTCCCTCCCCGGTGAAACGGGGGAGCGACGGGGTGGGGGTTGGCAACTTTTGGGTGGACCTGACGCGCGCGACGTTGTACATCCTGATGCCGTTGTCCATCGTACTTGCGCTCTTGCTCGTTTCGCAAGGCGTCGTGCAAACATTCAGTCCGTACGTCACGGCGAATCTCGTTCAAGCGACCCAGGATGCGAATGGTAATCCGGTGACCCAGCAAATGATCGCGGTTGGTCCCGCCGCGTCGCAAATCGCGATCAAGCAACTCGGCACGAACGGCGGCGGGTTCTTCAACGTGAACTCGGCGCATCCGTTTGAAAATCCGACGCCGCTATCGAATTTCTTCGAGATGCTTTCGATCCTGCTCATCCCGGCGGCGTTGTGTTACACGTTTGGAAAAATGGTTGGCGATACACGCCAGGGTTGGGCAATCCTCACCGCGATGCTGATAATTTTCGTCGCGTTCCTTGCCATCGCGGTGTGGGCGGAATCAAGTCCGCATCCCGCGCTCGCGAAACTTGGCATAGATCAAATCGCGAGTGAAACCCAGGAGGGCGGCAATATGGAAGGCAAAGAAGTCCGCTTTGGCATCGCCAATTCCGCGCTCTGGGCAACCGCGACGACGTCCGCGTCGAATGGCTCGGTCAACTCGATGCACGATTCGTACATGCCGCTCGGTGGCATGGTCGCGCTCATTATGATGCACCTGGGTGAAGTGATCTTTGGCGGCGTCGGCTCGGGTTTGTACGGAATGCTCGCCCTGGTCGTCGTCGCGGTTTTTGTCGCAGGGTTGATGGTCGGGCGCACGCCGGAGTATCTCGGCAAGAAAATCGAAGTGTACGAAATGAAAATGGCATCGCTCGCGATTTTGATCATGCCATTGATGGTGCTTGGTTTTACCGCCATCGCGCTCTCGCTCGACGCGGGTAGAGCGACGATCTTGAACCCAGGAGCACACGGTTTCAGCCAAGTGCTCTACGCGTTCACTTCGATGGGCAACAACAACGGCAGCGCGTTTGCCGGACTTGGCGTGAACACGCCGTTCTACAATATCCTGGGTGGACTCGCGATGCTCATCGCGCGCTACTGGCTCGCGATTCCGATGCTGGCGCTTGCCGGTTCGCTCGCGCGCAAGAAAACAGTTCCGCCCAGCGCCGGCACACTCCCGACGCATACGCCGCTCTTCATCGGCTGGCTCGTCGCGATCGTCATCATCGTCGCTGCGTTGAATTTCATTCCCGCGCTCGCGCTCGGACCGATTGTCGAACAATTGATGCTCGAGTGA
- a CDS encoding rhomboid family intramembrane serine protease codes for MIPVGDDNPSRRVPVVNWSLIAINIFVFLYELTLRPRALDRLFATWGVMPNEVWYLFAHPLNTPLDVWLSLFTSQFLHGGWAHIIGNMLFLWVFGDNIEDALGHFTYLAFYLASGVAAAFAQAFVSGASNIPSIGASGAIAGVLGAYLLMYPFSRIRILIPLFILFWTIQLPALIVIGWWFVQQFFYGVGSLGEAGMGGIAFWAHIGGFVAGIVLILPFLGRARQRRRVPRYYSSYDEANWG; via the coding sequence ATGATTCCAGTCGGTGACGACAATCCGTCGCGACGTGTGCCAGTGGTGAATTGGTCTCTGATCGCGATCAACATATTCGTGTTCCTGTACGAACTAACGCTACGTCCACGCGCGCTCGACCGCTTGTTCGCGACGTGGGGCGTGATGCCAAACGAAGTGTGGTATTTGTTCGCACATCCGCTCAACACGCCGCTCGACGTGTGGTTGTCGTTATTCACGTCCCAGTTCTTGCACGGCGGCTGGGCGCACATTATCGGGAATATGTTGTTTCTGTGGGTGTTCGGCGACAACATCGAAGACGCACTCGGTCATTTCACGTACCTCGCGTTTTATCTGGCGAGCGGCGTCGCCGCGGCGTTCGCACAAGCGTTCGTTTCGGGAGCGAGCAACATTCCGTCCATCGGCGCGAGCGGCGCGATTGCCGGCGTGCTTGGCGCATATTTGTTGATGTATCCGTTCTCGCGCATTCGGATTTTGATTCCGTTGTTCATTTTATTCTGGACGATTCAATTACCGGCATTGATCGTCATTGGGTGGTGGTTCGTGCAACAATTCTTTTACGGCGTCGGTTCGCTCGGCGAAGCCGGGATGGGCGGGATTGCATTTTGGGCGCATATCGGTGGATTCGTCGCCGGCATCGTTTTAATTTTGCCTTTCCTGGGACGGGCGCGGCAACGCCGGCGCGTGCCGCGTTATTATTCGTCGTATGACGAGGCGAATTGGGGGTGA
- a CDS encoding LLM class F420-dependent oxidoreductase, with product MLEIAIMVEGQNGLNWERWQRIALATEDLGFVGLYRSDHFTNANPPDKDSLELWVSLTWLATNTTRIEFGPLVTPVSFRHPTLTARMARDVDALSGGRLTLGLGAGWQAREHTNYGWELLELGERFVRFEEGVQIVKRLLDDDRPLTFPGKYFRTNDAMLLPRPARHIPILIGGNGIKRTLAFAARYADEWNATFQTPANFARLNARLDETLTAHQRDPRTVRRSVMTGCVFGRDDAAVQSKVSARGQTAEKLRERGIIVGVANQIVEQLGKLAQAGAQRVMLQWLDLDDLDGLEAMAKSVLPQFR from the coding sequence ATGCTCGAAATCGCGATCATGGTCGAAGGACAAAATGGACTGAATTGGGAACGTTGGCAACGGATTGCGCTAGCCACGGAAGATTTGGGATTTGTCGGACTGTACCGCTCCGATCATTTTACGAACGCGAATCCGCCGGACAAGGATTCGCTGGAACTCTGGGTCTCGCTCACGTGGCTCGCGACGAACACCACGCGTATCGAATTCGGTCCGCTCGTCACACCGGTCTCGTTTCGCCACCCCACGCTGACCGCGCGCATGGCGCGCGACGTGGACGCGTTGTCCGGCGGACGCTTGACGTTGGGTCTGGGCGCGGGCTGGCAAGCGCGCGAGCACACCAACTATGGATGGGAACTTTTGGAACTCGGGGAGCGTTTCGTGCGCTTTGAGGAAGGGGTCCAAATCGTCAAGCGTTTGCTCGACGACGACCGACCGCTGACATTCCCGGGAAAGTACTTTCGTACCAATGATGCCATGTTGCTACCGCGTCCCGCGCGCCATATCCCCATCCTCATCGGCGGCAATGGCATCAAGCGCACGCTCGCATTTGCCGCGCGATACGCGGACGAGTGGAACGCCACGTTTCAAACGCCCGCGAATTTCGCGCGGCTCAACGCGCGGCTCGACGAAACCCTCACCGCGCACCAGCGCGATCCGCGTACCGTGCGTCGCTCGGTGATGACTGGCTGTGTCTTCGGTCGCGATGACGCGGCAGTCCAGAGCAAGGTCAGCGCGCGCGGGCAAACCGCCGAAAAATTGCGCGAGCGCGGCATTATCGTCGGCGTCGCGAATCAAATCGTCGAGCAGCTCGGTAAACTCGCGCAAGCCGGCGCGCAACGCGTGATGCTGCAGTGGCTCGATCTCGACGACCTGGATGGACTCGAAGCGATGGCAAAGAGCGTCCTGCCGCAGTTCCGCTGA
- the kdpF gene encoding K(+)-transporting ATPase subunit F: MNILYLVVGIISLALLVYLFAALLKPEWF, translated from the coding sequence ATGAATATTCTGTATCTTGTCGTTGGCATCATCTCGCTCGCATTGCTCGTCTATCTCTTCGCCGCGTTGTTGAAACCGGAGTGGTTCTAA
- the clpB gene encoding ATP-dependent chaperone ClpB, giving the protein MAFNLNKLTEKAQEAVVAAQELAQNNQHSQIEPEHLLATLLAQSDGVVPQIISALGANPESIAQQVGGELNRLPKVSGATQQIGASQRLSRVLDNSLQQASNLHDEYVSTEHLLLALIDAGGWASGRTPLQNAGITRDAVLKALTQIRGNQRVTSQNPETTYQALQKYGRDLTDLARKGKLDPVIGRDEEIRRVMQILSRRTKNNPVLIGEPGVGKTAIAEGLAQRIVRGDVPEPLKNKRVVQLDMGALVAGAKYRGEFEERLKAVLKEITTAAGQIILFIDEIHTVVGAGAAEGAMDASNMLKPMLARGELHTVGATTLDEYRKHIEKDAALERRFQPVIVGEPSVDDTISILRGLKERYEVHHGVRIRDSALVAAAVLSKRYITDRFLPDKAIDLVDESASRLRMEIDSMPAELDEITRRIKQLEIERVALQKEKDAASRERLSRLDKELADLREKSNALTAKWKQEKDVITQSRALKEERENVLHQLEHAERESKLEEAARLKYGTLAELDKKIAAQQSHLAEIQKTGSLLKEEVSEEDIAQVVAKWTGIPVSRLMEGEVQKLLRMEDRLHARVVGQDDAIHAVANAVRRARAGLQDPKRPIGSFIFLGPTGVGKTELARALAEFLFDDEAAMIRIDMSEYQEKHTVARLIGAPPGYVGYDEGGQLTEAVRRRPYAVVLFDEIEKAHPDVFNTLLQILDDGRLTDGQGRTVDFKNAVIIMTSNVGTEFLMNGDGANAREMVLTALRARFRPEFLNRIDEIVMFHPLARAQLKKIVDIQMELVSKRMAERKIEIELTDAAKDYLVNEGYDATYGARPLKRTIQRAILDPLATQVLEGKFAEGDTVVVDLEKGTLVFLKEEQQTKKSK; this is encoded by the coding sequence ATGGCTTTCAACTTGAACAAATTAACTGAAAAAGCGCAGGAAGCAGTGGTTGCCGCGCAAGAACTCGCGCAGAATAATCAGCACAGTCAAATCGAGCCGGAGCATTTGCTCGCAACTTTGCTCGCGCAGAGCGATGGCGTCGTACCACAAATCATCAGCGCGCTCGGCGCGAATCCGGAAAGCATCGCGCAACAAGTCGGCGGCGAACTGAATCGCTTGCCGAAGGTGTCGGGCGCAACGCAACAAATCGGCGCGTCGCAACGATTGTCGCGCGTGCTCGACAACTCGCTTCAGCAAGCGAGCAATTTGCATGACGAGTACGTTTCGACCGAGCATCTTTTGCTCGCGTTGATTGATGCGGGCGGGTGGGCGTCGGGACGAACGCCCCTACAAAACGCCGGCATCACGCGCGACGCGGTGCTCAAGGCGTTGACCCAGATTCGCGGCAACCAGCGCGTCACGTCGCAGAATCCAGAGACGACATACCAGGCACTGCAAAAGTACGGGCGCGATCTCACCGATCTCGCGCGCAAAGGCAAACTCGATCCAGTCATCGGGCGCGATGAAGAAATCCGACGCGTGATGCAAATCTTGTCGCGGCGCACGAAAAATAATCCGGTGTTGATCGGCGAACCAGGCGTCGGCAAGACCGCGATTGCGGAAGGACTCGCGCAGCGCATCGTGCGCGGCGATGTGCCGGAGCCGCTGAAAAATAAACGCGTCGTCCAACTCGATATGGGCGCGCTCGTCGCGGGCGCGAAATATCGCGGCGAGTTTGAAGAACGGCTCAAAGCCGTGCTGAAAGAAATCACGACGGCGGCAGGGCAAATCATTTTGTTCATTGACGAGATTCACACCGTCGTCGGCGCGGGCGCGGCGGAAGGCGCGATGGACGCGAGCAACATGCTCAAGCCGATGCTCGCGCGCGGCGAACTGCACACCGTCGGTGCGACGACGCTCGACGAATATCGCAAGCACATCGAAAAAGACGCTGCACTCGAACGACGTTTTCAGCCGGTCATCGTCGGTGAGCCAAGCGTCGACGACACGATTTCGATTTTGCGCGGACTGAAAGAACGGTATGAAGTGCATCACGGCGTCCGCATTCGCGATAGCGCGCTCGTCGCAGCGGCAGTCTTGTCGAAACGCTACATCACCGATCGGTTTTTGCCGGACAAGGCGATTGACCTGGTGGATGAATCCGCGTCGCGCTTGCGAATGGAAATTGATTCGATGCCCGCCGAACTCGACGAGATCACGCGGCGCATCAAGCAACTCGAAATCGAACGCGTCGCGCTGCAAAAAGAAAAAGACGCCGCGTCACGGGAACGATTGTCGCGGCTCGACAAAGAACTTGCCGACCTGCGCGAAAAATCGAACGCACTCACCGCGAAATGGAAACAAGAGAAAGATGTGATTACCCAGTCGCGCGCGTTGAAAGAGGAACGCGAGAACGTCCTGCATCAACTCGAACACGCGGAACGCGAATCGAAACTCGAAGAAGCGGCGCGATTAAAGTACGGCACGCTCGCGGAACTCGACAAGAAAATCGCGGCGCAGCAATCGCATCTCGCCGAAATCCAAAAGACCGGCTCGTTGTTGAAAGAAGAAGTGAGCGAGGAAGACATCGCCCAAGTCGTCGCGAAATGGACGGGCATCCCAGTTTCGCGTTTGATGGAAGGCGAGGTGCAAAAATTGTTGCGGATGGAAGACCGCTTGCACGCGCGCGTCGTCGGACAAGACGATGCGATTCACGCGGTTGCGAACGCGGTGCGCCGCGCGCGCGCCGGACTGCAAGACCCGAAACGTCCCATCGGCTCGTTCATCTTCCTGGGTCCGACCGGCGTCGGCAAGACCGAACTCGCGCGCGCGCTCGCGGAATTTCTTTTCGACGACGAAGCCGCAATGATTCGCATTGACATGAGCGAGTATCAGGAAAAACACACGGTCGCGCGTTTGATCGGCGCGCCGCCGGGGTACGTCGGCTACGACGAAGGCGGGCAACTCACCGAAGCGGTGCGTCGCCGTCCGTACGCGGTCGTGCTGTTCGACGAAATCGAAAAGGCGCATCCCGATGTGTTCAACACATTGTTGCAAATTCTCGACGATGGACGACTCACCGACGGACAAGGTCGCACGGTAGATTTCAAAAACGCGGTCATCATTATGACCTCGAACGTCGGCACCGAGTTTCTGATGAATGGCGACGGCGCGAACGCGCGCGAAATGGTCTTGACCGCGTTACGCGCCCGCTTTCGTCCCGAGTTCTTGAATCGCATTGACGAGATTGTGATGTTCCACCCGCTCGCGCGCGCGCAGCTCAAAAAGATCGTGGACATTCAGATGGAACTCGTGAGCAAGCGCATGGCGGAACGCAAGATCGAAATCGAGCTGACCGACGCGGCGAAAGACTATCTCGTGAACGAAGGATACGATGCGACGTACGGCGCGCGTCCGCTCAAGCGCACGATCCAACGCGCGATTCTTGATCCGCTCGCGACCCAGGTGCTGGAAGGCAAATTCGCGGAAGGGGATACGGTCGTCGTGGATTTGGAGAAGGGCACGCTGGTGTTTTTGAAAGAGGAACAGCAAACGAAAAAGTCAAAATGA